From Odontesthes bonariensis isolate fOdoBon6 chromosome 21, fOdoBon6.hap1, whole genome shotgun sequence, a single genomic window includes:
- the LOC142372022 gene encoding NACHT, LRR and PYD domains-containing protein 3-like isoform X10, whose amino-acid sequence MQSDRSKGRLINFKADQRARSQSSYQRPEPEPEPEPEPEPSCVSFKSDRSNPRSINFQQDVPSDKQIIQRRKPEPEPSCVSMQSDESIDRLIDFKADQRSRPQRVDQQSSEGPSGPSAQQHQTQLNSIFMLLEDNMLTFVKEELKKMQKALSPDYPECLESQREGEDEEQRWSREALVKITVHFLRRMKQEELADRLQSKLVAAVCERKVKCALKKKFQCVFEGIPKAGKPTLLNQIYTELYITEGGSGEVNDEHEVRQIEAASRKAGRAETSIRQEDIFKGPPGRDEPIRTVLTKGVAGIGKTVLTQKFTLDWAEGKANQDIHFMFPFTFRELNVLRERKFSLVELVHHFFTETKAAGICSFEQFQVVFIFDGLDECRLPLDFHSKEPLADATEPTSVDVLLTNLIRGKLLPSARLWITTRPAAANQIPSSCVGMVTEVRGFTDPQKEEYFRKRFRGKKQASRIISHIQTSRSLHIMCHIPVFCWITATVLEDVLDTREGAELPSTLTEMYIHFLVVQAKVKKLKYDGGAATDPHWSPESRKMIESLGKLAFEQLQKGNLIFYESDLTECGIDISAASVYSGVFTQIFREERGLYQEKVFCFIHLSVQEFLAALHVHLTFINSGLNLMGEQQKRFKSFKDKKNLKYLHQSAVNKALESPNGHLDLFLRFLLGLSLQTNQRLLRGLLTQTGSSSQTNQETVDHIKEKIGENLSAERSINLFHCLNELNDRSLVKEIQQSLSSGRLSTDELSPAQWSALGFILLSSGKHLDVFELKKYSASEEVLLRLLPVVKASNKAVLSDCNLSERSCAALSSALSSQSSSLTELDLSNNNLQDSGLKQLSVGLQSPNCNLEALSLSGCLITEEGCAFLVSALTSNPSHLRELDLSYNHPGDSAVKQLSAGLEDPQWRLDTLRVEPAGERWLTPGLRKYSCQLTIDTNTVNRELKLSDNNRKVTRVKEDQSYPDHPDRFDNWPQFLCRNVLTGRWYWEVERRGDVDISVSYRGISRRGGGRDREFGRNGQSWSLFCSDGGKYSVWHNNRERSIPSSSSSSSSSSSVCNRAAVYVDRPAGTLSFYRVSSDTLIHLHTFSTTFTEEPLHPGFGFWSPGSWLSLC is encoded by the exons atgcaGAGCGACAGGTCAAAGggtcgtcttattaactttaaAGCAGACCAACGTGCACGGTCTCAGAG cAGCTATCagagacctgaacctgaacctgaacctgaacctgaacctgaacccagctgtgtgtcctttaagagcgacAGGTCCAATCCTCGGTCAATTAATTTCCAACAAGATGTCCCATCAGACAAACA gaTTATACAGAGACgcaaacctgaacctgaacccagctgtgtgtccatgcaAAGCGATGAATCAATCGATCGTCTTATTGACTTTAAAGCAGACCAACGTTCCCGGCCTCAGAG agtggaccagcagagctcagagggtcccagtggtccgtctgcccagcagcatcaaacacagctgaactccatatttatg ctgctggaggacaacatgctcacttttgtgaaggaggagctgaagaagatgcagaaggctctgagtccagattacccagaatgcttagagagtcagagggagggtgaggatgaagagcagaggtggagcagagaggcattagtgaagatcacagttcacttcctgaggagaatgaagcaggaggagctggctgaccgtctgcagagca aacttgttgctgcagtttgtgaacgtaaagttaaatgtgctctgaagaagaagttccagtgtgtgtttgaggggattcctaaagcaggaaagccaacccttctgaatcagatctacacagagctctacatcacagagggagggagcggagaggtcaatgatgaacatgaggtcagacagattgaagcagcatccaggaaagcaggcagagcagaaacatccatcagacaagaagacatctttaaaggcccacctggaagagatgaaccaatcagaacagtgctgacaaagggagtggctggcattgggaaaacagtcttaacacagaagttcactctggactgggctgaaggcaaagccaaccaggacatccacttcatgtttccattcactttcagagagctgaatgtgctgagagagagaaagttcagcttggtggagcttgttcatcacttctttactgagaccaaagcagcaggaatctgcagctttgaacagttccaggttgtgttcatctttgacggtctggatgagtgtcgacttcctctggacttccacagcaaggagcccctggctgatgctacagagcccacctcagtggatgtgctgctgacaaacctcatcagggggaagctgcttccctctgctcgcctctggataaccacacgacctgcagcagccaatcagatcccttcTAGCTGcgttggcatggtgacagaggtcagagggttcactgaccctcagaaggaggagtacttcaggaagaggtTCAGAGGTAAgaagcaggccagcaggatcatctcccacatccagacatcccgaagcctccacatcatgtgccacatcccggtcttctgctggatcactgctacagttctggaggatgtgttggacaccagagagggagcagagctgcccagcaccctgactgagatgtacatccacttcctggtggttcaggccaaagtgaagaagctcaagtatgatggaggagctgcgacagatccacactggagtccagagagcaggaagatgattgagtctctgggaaaactggcttttgagcagctgcagaaaggaaacctgatcttctatgaatcagacctgacagagtgtggcatcgatatctcagcagcctcagtgtactcaggagtgttcacacagatctttagagaggagagagggctgtaccaggagaaggtgttctgcttcatccatctgagtgttcaggagtttctggctgctcttcatgtgcatctgaccttcatcaactctggactcaacctgatggGAGAACAACAAAAGAGGTTTAAATcattcaaagacaaaaaaaatctaaagtatctccatcagagtgctgtgaacaaggccttagagagtccaaatggacacctggacctgttcctgcgcttcctcctgggtctttccctgcagaccaatcagaggctcctacgaggcctgctgacacagacaggaagtagctcacagaccaatcaggaaacagtcgaTCACATCAAGGAGAAGATCGGtgagaatctgtctgcagagagaagcatcaatctgttccactgtctgaatgaactgaatgatcgttctctggtgaAGGAGATCCAACAGTCCCTGAGTTCAGGACGTCTCTCCACAGATgaactgtctcctgctcagtggtcagctctgggcttcatcttactgtcatcaggaaaacatctggatgtgtttgagctgaagaaatactctgcttcagaggaggttcttctgaggctgctgccagtggtcaaagcctccaacaaagctgt ACTGAGcgactgtaacctctcagagagaagctgtgcagctctgtcctcagctctcagctcccagtcctccagcctgacagaactggacctgagtaacaacaacctgcaggattcagggctgaagcagctgtctgttggacTGCAGAGTCCAAACTGTAACCTGGAAGCTCTCAG cctgtcaggctgtctgatcacagaggaaggctgtgcttttctggtctcagctctgacctccaacccctcccatctgagagagctggacctgagctacaaccatccaggagacTCAGCAGTGAAGCAGCTCTCAGCTGGACTGGAGGATCCACAGTGGAGGCTGGACACTCTCAG ggtggagcctgctggagaacgatggctgacaccagggctgaggaagt attcctgccaactcacaatcgacacaaacacagtgaacagagaactgaaactgtctgacaacaacaggaaggtgacacgtGTGAAGGAGGatcagtcatatcctgatcatccagacaggtttgatAACTGGCCTCAGTTtctgtgtagaaatgttctgactggtcgtTGGTACTGGGAGgttgagaggagaggagacgtTGATATATCAGTtagttacagaggaatcagcaggagaggaggaggcagagaccGTGAGTTTGGAAGGAATGGTCAGTCCTGGAGTCTGttctgctctgatggaggtaaatACTCTGTCTGGCACAATAACAGAGAAAGAtccatcccctcctcctcctcctcctcctcctcctcctcctctgtctgtaacagagcagcagtgtatgtggaccgtcctgctggcactctgtcattctacagagtctcctctgacacactgatccacctccacaccttcagcaccacattcactgaagaacctctgcatcctggatttgGGTTCTGGTCACCTGGttcctggttgtctctgtgctga
- the LOC142372022 gene encoding NLR family CARD domain-containing protein 3-like isoform X8, with translation MDQCEDTKTSLCGEHESQSKAQRNQPGPEPEPEPEPEPEPEPSCVSFKSNRSNLRFINFQHDVPSDKQVDQQSSEGPSGPSAQQHQTQLNSIFMLLEDNMLTFVKEELKKMQKALSPDYPECLESQREGEDEEQRWSREALVKITVHFLRRMKQEELADRLQSKLVAAVCERKVKCALKKKFQCVFEGIPKAGKPTLLNQIYTELYITEGGSGEVNDEHEVRQIEAASRKAGRAETSIRQEDIFKGPPGRDEPIRTVLTKGVAGIGKTVLTQKFTLDWAEGKANQDIHFMFPFTFRELNVLRERKFSLVELVHHFFTETKAAGICSFEQFQVVFIFDGLDECRLPLDFHSKEPLADATEPTSVDVLLTNLIRGKLLPSARLWITTRPAAANQIPSSCVGMVTEVRGFTDPQKEEYFRKRFRGKKQASRIISHIQTSRSLHIMCHIPVFCWITATVLEDVLDTREGAELPSTLTEMYIHFLVVQAKVKKLKYDGGAATDPHWSPESRKMIESLGKLAFEQLQKGNLIFYESDLTECGIDISAASVYSGVFTQIFREERGLYQEKVFCFIHLSVQEFLAALHVHLTFINSGLNLMGEQQKRFKSFKDKKNLKYLHQSAVNKALESPNGHLDLFLRFLLGLSLQTNQRLLRGLLTQTGSSSQTNQETVDHIKEKIGENLSAERSINLFHCLNELNDRSLVKEIQQSLSSGRLSTDELSPAQWSALGFILLSSGKHLDVFELKKYSASEEVLLRLLPVVKASNKAVLSDCNLSERSCAALSSALSSQSSSLTELDLSNNNLQDSGLKQLSVGLQSPNCNLEALSLSGCLITEEGCAFLVSALTSNPSHLRELDLSYNHPGDSAVKQLSAGLEDPQWRLDTLRVEPAGERWLTPGLRKYSCQLTIDTNTVNRELKLSDNNRKVTRVKEDQSYPDHPDRFDNWPQFLCRNVLTGRWYWEVERRGDVDISVSYRGISRRGGGRDREFGRNGQSWSLFCSDGGKYSVWHNNRERSIPSSSSSSSSSSSVCNRAAVYVDRPAGTLSFYRVSSDTLIHLHTFSTTFTEEPLHPGFGFWSPGSWLSLC, from the exons atggatcagtgtgaggacactaaaacctctctgtgtggggaacatgagagccagagcaaagctcagag gaaccaacctggacctgaacctgaacctgaacctgaacctgaacctgaacctgaacccagctgtgtgtcctttaagagcaACAGGTCCAATCTTCGGTTCATTAATTTCCAACATGATGTCCCATCAGACAAACA agtggaccagcagagctcagagggtcccagtggtccgtctgcccagcagcatcaaacacagctgaactccatatttatg ctgctggaggacaacatgctcacttttgtgaaggaggagctgaagaagatgcagaaggctctgagtccagattacccagaatgcttagagagtcagagggagggtgaggatgaagagcagaggtggagcagagaggcattagtgaagatcacagttcacttcctgaggagaatgaagcaggaggagctggctgaccgtctgcagagca aacttgttgctgcagtttgtgaacgtaaagttaaatgtgctctgaagaagaagttccagtgtgtgtttgaggggattcctaaagcaggaaagccaacccttctgaatcagatctacacagagctctacatcacagagggagggagcggagaggtcaatgatgaacatgaggtcagacagattgaagcagcatccaggaaagcaggcagagcagaaacatccatcagacaagaagacatctttaaaggcccacctggaagagatgaaccaatcagaacagtgctgacaaagggagtggctggcattgggaaaacagtcttaacacagaagttcactctggactgggctgaaggcaaagccaaccaggacatccacttcatgtttccattcactttcagagagctgaatgtgctgagagagagaaagttcagcttggtggagcttgttcatcacttctttactgagaccaaagcagcaggaatctgcagctttgaacagttccaggttgtgttcatctttgacggtctggatgagtgtcgacttcctctggacttccacagcaaggagcccctggctgatgctacagagcccacctcagtggatgtgctgctgacaaacctcatcagggggaagctgcttccctctgctcgcctctggataaccacacgacctgcagcagccaatcagatcccttcTAGCTGcgttggcatggtgacagaggtcagagggttcactgaccctcagaaggaggagtacttcaggaagaggtTCAGAGGTAAgaagcaggccagcaggatcatctcccacatccagacatcccgaagcctccacatcatgtgccacatcccggtcttctgctggatcactgctacagttctggaggatgtgttggacaccagagagggagcagagctgcccagcaccctgactgagatgtacatccacttcctggtggttcaggccaaagtgaagaagctcaagtatgatggaggagctgcgacagatccacactggagtccagagagcaggaagatgattgagtctctgggaaaactggcttttgagcagctgcagaaaggaaacctgatcttctatgaatcagacctgacagagtgtggcatcgatatctcagcagcctcagtgtactcaggagtgttcacacagatctttagagaggagagagggctgtaccaggagaaggtgttctgcttcatccatctgagtgttcaggagtttctggctgctcttcatgtgcatctgaccttcatcaactctggactcaacctgatggGAGAACAACAAAAGAGGTTTAAATcattcaaagacaaaaaaaatctaaagtatctccatcagagtgctgtgaacaaggccttagagagtccaaatggacacctggacctgttcctgcgcttcctcctgggtctttccctgcagaccaatcagaggctcctacgaggcctgctgacacagacaggaagtagctcacagaccaatcaggaaacagtcgaTCACATCAAGGAGAAGATCGGtgagaatctgtctgcagagagaagcatcaatctgttccactgtctgaatgaactgaatgatcgttctctggtgaAGGAGATCCAACAGTCCCTGAGTTCAGGACGTCTCTCCACAGATgaactgtctcctgctcagtggtcagctctgggcttcatcttactgtcatcaggaaaacatctggatgtgtttgagctgaagaaatactctgcttcagaggaggttcttctgaggctgctgccagtggtcaaagcctccaacaaagctgt ACTGAGcgactgtaacctctcagagagaagctgtgcagctctgtcctcagctctcagctcccagtcctccagcctgacagaactggacctgagtaacaacaacctgcaggattcagggctgaagcagctgtctgttggacTGCAGAGTCCAAACTGTAACCTGGAAGCTCTCAG cctgtcaggctgtctgatcacagaggaaggctgtgcttttctggtctcagctctgacctccaacccctcccatctgagagagctggacctgagctacaaccatccaggagacTCAGCAGTGAAGCAGCTCTCAGCTGGACTGGAGGATCCACAGTGGAGGCTGGACACTCTCAG ggtggagcctgctggagaacgatggctgacaccagggctgaggaagt attcctgccaactcacaatcgacacaaacacagtgaacagagaactgaaactgtctgacaacaacaggaaggtgacacgtGTGAAGGAGGatcagtcatatcctgatcatccagacaggtttgatAACTGGCCTCAGTTtctgtgtagaaatgttctgactggtcgtTGGTACTGGGAGgttgagaggagaggagacgtTGATATATCAGTtagttacagaggaatcagcaggagaggaggaggcagagaccGTGAGTTTGGAAGGAATGGTCAGTCCTGGAGTCTGttctgctctgatggaggtaaatACTCTGTCTGGCACAATAACAGAGAAAGAtccatcccctcctcctcctcctcctcctcctcctcctcctctgtctgtaacagagcagcagtgtatgtggaccgtcctgctggcactctgtcattctacagagtctcctctgacacactgatccacctccacaccttcagcaccacattcactgaagaacctctgcatcctggatttgGGTTCTGGTCACCTGGttcctggttgtctctgtgctga
- the LOC142372022 gene encoding NACHT, LRR and PYD domains-containing protein 3-like isoform X5, with product MDQCEDTKTSLCGEHESQSKAQRNQPGPEPEPEPEPEPEPEPSCVSFKSNRSNLRFINFQHDVPSDKHSYQRPEPSCVSMQSDRSKGRLINFKADQRARSQSSYQRPEPEPEPEPEPEPSCVSFKSDRSNPRSINFQQDVPSDKQVDQQSSEGPSGPSAQQHQTQLNSIFMLLEDNMLTFVKEELKKMQKALSPDYPECLESQREGEDEEQRWSREALVKITVHFLRRMKQEELADRLQSKLVAAVCERKVKCALKKKFQCVFEGIPKAGKPTLLNQIYTELYITEGGSGEVNDEHEVRQIEAASRKAGRAETSIRQEDIFKGPPGRDEPIRTVLTKGVAGIGKTVLTQKFTLDWAEGKANQDIHFMFPFTFRELNVLRERKFSLVELVHHFFTETKAAGICSFEQFQVVFIFDGLDECRLPLDFHSKEPLADATEPTSVDVLLTNLIRGKLLPSARLWITTRPAAANQIPSSCVGMVTEVRGFTDPQKEEYFRKRFRGKKQASRIISHIQTSRSLHIMCHIPVFCWITATVLEDVLDTREGAELPSTLTEMYIHFLVVQAKVKKLKYDGGAATDPHWSPESRKMIESLGKLAFEQLQKGNLIFYESDLTECGIDISAASVYSGVFTQIFREERGLYQEKVFCFIHLSVQEFLAALHVHLTFINSGLNLMGEQQKRFKSFKDKKNLKYLHQSAVNKALESPNGHLDLFLRFLLGLSLQTNQRLLRGLLTQTGSSSQTNQETVDHIKEKIGENLSAERSINLFHCLNELNDRSLVKEIQQSLSSGRLSTDELSPAQWSALGFILLSSGKHLDVFELKKYSASEEVLLRLLPVVKASNKAVLSDCNLSERSCAALSSALSSQSSSLTELDLSNNNLQDSGLKQLSVGLQSPNCNLEALSLSGCLITEEGCAFLVSALTSNPSHLRELDLSYNHPGDSAVKQLSAGLEDPQWRLDTLRVEPAGERWLTPGLRKYSCQLTIDTNTVNRELKLSDNNRKVTRVKEDQSYPDHPDRFDNWPQFLCRNVLTGRWYWEVERRGDVDISVSYRGISRRGGGRDREFGRNGQSWSLFCSDGGKYSVWHNNRERSIPSSSSSSSSSSSVCNRAAVYVDRPAGTLSFYRVSSDTLIHLHTFSTTFTEEPLHPGFGFWSPGSWLSLC from the exons atggatcagtgtgaggacactaaaacctctctgtgtggggaacatgagagccagagcaaagctcagag gaaccaacctggacctgaacctgaacctgaacctgaacctgaacctgaacctgaacccagctgtgtgtcctttaagagcaACAGGTCCAATCTTCGGTTCATTAATTTCCAACATGATGTCCCATCAGACAAACA CAGCTATCAGAgacctgaacccagctgtgtgtccatgcaGAGCGACAGGTCAAAGggtcgtcttattaactttaaAGCAGACCAACGTGCACGGTCTCAGAG cAGCTATCagagacctgaacctgaacctgaacctgaacctgaacctgaacccagctgtgtgtcctttaagagcgacAGGTCCAATCCTCGGTCAATTAATTTCCAACAAGATGTCCCATCAGACAAACA agtggaccagcagagctcagagggtcccagtggtccgtctgcccagcagcatcaaacacagctgaactccatatttatg ctgctggaggacaacatgctcacttttgtgaaggaggagctgaagaagatgcagaaggctctgagtccagattacccagaatgcttagagagtcagagggagggtgaggatgaagagcagaggtggagcagagaggcattagtgaagatcacagttcacttcctgaggagaatgaagcaggaggagctggctgaccgtctgcagagca aacttgttgctgcagtttgtgaacgtaaagttaaatgtgctctgaagaagaagttccagtgtgtgtttgaggggattcctaaagcaggaaagccaacccttctgaatcagatctacacagagctctacatcacagagggagggagcggagaggtcaatgatgaacatgaggtcagacagattgaagcagcatccaggaaagcaggcagagcagaaacatccatcagacaagaagacatctttaaaggcccacctggaagagatgaaccaatcagaacagtgctgacaaagggagtggctggcattgggaaaacagtcttaacacagaagttcactctggactgggctgaaggcaaagccaaccaggacatccacttcatgtttccattcactttcagagagctgaatgtgctgagagagagaaagttcagcttggtggagcttgttcatcacttctttactgagaccaaagcagcaggaatctgcagctttgaacagttccaggttgtgttcatctttgacggtctggatgagtgtcgacttcctctggacttccacagcaaggagcccctggctgatgctacagagcccacctcagtggatgtgctgctgacaaacctcatcagggggaagctgcttccctctgctcgcctctggataaccacacgacctgcagcagccaatcagatcccttcTAGCTGcgttggcatggtgacagaggtcagagggttcactgaccctcagaaggaggagtacttcaggaagaggtTCAGAGGTAAgaagcaggccagcaggatcatctcccacatccagacatcccgaagcctccacatcatgtgccacatcccggtcttctgctggatcactgctacagttctggaggatgtgttggacaccagagagggagcagagctgcccagcaccctgactgagatgtacatccacttcctggtggttcaggccaaagtgaagaagctcaagtatgatggaggagctgcgacagatccacactggagtccagagagcaggaagatgattgagtctctgggaaaactggcttttgagcagctgcagaaaggaaacctgatcttctatgaatcagacctgacagagtgtggcatcgatatctcagcagcctcagtgtactcaggagtgttcacacagatctttagagaggagagagggctgtaccaggagaaggtgttctgcttcatccatctgagtgttcaggagtttctggctgctcttcatgtgcatctgaccttcatcaactctggactcaacctgatggGAGAACAACAAAAGAGGTTTAAATcattcaaagacaaaaaaaatctaaagtatctccatcagagtgctgtgaacaaggccttagagagtccaaatggacacctggacctgttcctgcgcttcctcctgggtctttccctgcagaccaatcagaggctcctacgaggcctgctgacacagacaggaagtagctcacagaccaatcaggaaacagtcgaTCACATCAAGGAGAAGATCGGtgagaatctgtctgcagagagaagcatcaatctgttccactgtctgaatgaactgaatgatcgttctctggtgaAGGAGATCCAACAGTCCCTGAGTTCAGGACGTCTCTCCACAGATgaactgtctcctgctcagtggtcagctctgggcttcatcttactgtcatcaggaaaacatctggatgtgtttgagctgaagaaatactctgcttcagaggaggttcttctgaggctgctgccagtggtcaaagcctccaacaaagctgt ACTGAGcgactgtaacctctcagagagaagctgtgcagctctgtcctcagctctcagctcccagtcctccagcctgacagaactggacctgagtaacaacaacctgcaggattcagggctgaagcagctgtctgttggacTGCAGAGTCCAAACTGTAACCTGGAAGCTCTCAG cctgtcaggctgtctgatcacagaggaaggctgtgcttttctggtctcagctctgacctccaacccctcccatctgagagagctggacctgagctacaaccatccaggagacTCAGCAGTGAAGCAGCTCTCAGCTGGACTGGAGGATCCACAGTGGAGGCTGGACACTCTCAG ggtggagcctgctggagaacgatggctgacaccagggctgaggaagt attcctgccaactcacaatcgacacaaacacagtgaacagagaactgaaactgtctgacaacaacaggaaggtgacacgtGTGAAGGAGGatcagtcatatcctgatcatccagacaggtttgatAACTGGCCTCAGTTtctgtgtagaaatgttctgactggtcgtTGGTACTGGGAGgttgagaggagaggagacgtTGATATATCAGTtagttacagaggaatcagcaggagaggaggaggcagagaccGTGAGTTTGGAAGGAATGGTCAGTCCTGGAGTCTGttctgctctgatggaggtaaatACTCTGTCTGGCACAATAACAGAGAAAGAtccatcccctcctcctcctcctcctcctcctcctcctcctctgtctgtaacagagcagcagtgtatgtggaccgtcctgctggcactctgtcattctacagagtctcctctgacacactgatccacctccacaccttcagcaccacattcactgaagaacctctgcatcctggatttgGGTTCTGGTCACCTGGttcctggttgtctctgtgctga